The following coding sequences are from one Deltaproteobacteria bacterium window:
- a CDS encoding class I SAM-dependent methyltransferase, with the protein MAPAQPLHYDGAELEALATADRYYEWILAEFELERLGTCLEVGAGTGNLTRRLRRHSPDAMVCLEPSTNLLERLRETVETGNGDRVKTDIVAQSFEAFAVQQRSASFDSIVCVNVLEHIRDDRSAVREMHRLLRPGGRLYLMVPALQWIYGSLDEAFGHYRRYAKRPLRQLLQDAGFQVEKLRYLNSAGIATWFLMGRIFKWRGWGTGSVTVYDQLVIPILQRIESIVEPPIGQSLLTVATKPAA; encoded by the coding sequence ATGGCACCTGCACAGCCCCTCCATTACGACGGCGCCGAGTTGGAGGCGCTCGCGACGGCCGACCGCTACTACGAGTGGATCCTTGCGGAGTTCGAGCTGGAACGACTCGGGACGTGCCTCGAGGTGGGGGCCGGGACCGGGAACCTCACGCGGCGTCTGCGTCGTCACTCACCGGACGCAATGGTGTGTCTCGAACCCTCGACGAATCTGTTGGAGCGCTTGCGTGAGACGGTCGAAACCGGCAACGGGGACAGGGTCAAGACCGACATCGTAGCTCAATCATTCGAAGCCTTTGCTGTACAGCAACGCAGTGCGTCCTTTGACTCGATCGTCTGCGTGAACGTCCTCGAGCACATTCGCGACGATCGCTCGGCCGTTCGCGAGATGCACCGCCTGCTACGGCCCGGGGGACGCCTCTACTTGATGGTGCCGGCGTTGCAATGGATCTACGGGTCGCTCGACGAGGCGTTTGGGCACTACCGCCGTTACGCAAAGCGGCCGCTGCGGCAGCTACTGCAGGATGCCGGGTTCCAGGTCGAAAAGCTTCGTTATCTGAATTCGGCTGGTATCGCTACCTGGTTCCTCATGGGCCGCATCTTCAAGTGGCGCGGTTGGGGCACGGGCTCGGTGACGGTCTACGATCAGTTGGTGATCCCGATCTTGCAACGGATAGAGTCGATCGTGGAACCGCCGATCGGCCAGAGCTTGCTTACCGTGGCCACGAAACCTGCCGCCTGA